One genomic window of Actinoplanes lobatus includes the following:
- a CDS encoding cellulose binding domain-containing protein: MRKTAFREGGFREGLEESLPWLPIIVAVGLLLFMVLLTGLRLLSPDPDDVTVEAVPGFTLPAPLRPAAVTSSAAPAPSVTGSRSPAVRPSFTRLPVRTPSTRPSTRPPAVGRPSSPAPTPTVTGVYRVMAPYDREFIGEVLVTNSGAAPADWVVELVFPDEVGELRTSWVESAPQATLSRSGDRYIWRSGAPVAAGSSAPLRFQYAHTGTGGQPSSCTVNGAPCFYS, translated from the coding sequence ATGAGAAAGACGGCGTTCCGGGAGGGCGGATTCCGGGAAGGCCTGGAGGAGTCGCTGCCCTGGCTGCCGATCATCGTCGCAGTCGGCCTGTTGCTGTTCATGGTCCTGCTGACCGGGCTCCGGCTGTTGTCGCCGGACCCGGACGACGTCACCGTCGAGGCCGTGCCGGGGTTCACCCTGCCCGCGCCGTTGCGGCCCGCAGCGGTCACCTCGTCGGCCGCGCCCGCACCCTCGGTGACGGGGAGCCGGTCGCCGGCGGTTCGGCCGTCCTTCACCCGGCTCCCGGTGCGGACGCCGTCGACCAGGCCGTCGACCAGGCCGCCGGCCGTCGGGCGCCCGTCGAGCCCCGCGCCCACGCCCACGGTCACCGGCGTGTACCGGGTGATGGCGCCCTACGACCGGGAGTTCATCGGCGAGGTCCTGGTGACCAACTCCGGCGCGGCGCCCGCCGACTGGGTGGTCGAACTGGTCTTCCCGGACGAGGTCGGCGAACTGCGCACGTCGTGGGTCGAGTCCGCGCCGCAGGCCACTCTGAGCCGGTCGGGCGACCGCTACATCTGGCGCTCCGGCGCGCCGGTCGCCGCCGGGTCGAGCGCCCCGCTGCGTTTCCAGTACGCCCACACGGGCACGGGCGGCCAACCCTCCTCCTGCACCGTCAACGGAGCCCCCTGCTTCTACAGTTGA
- a CDS encoding Mth938-like domain-containing protein, translating to MAESPRIESVSWGAMTVEGLPPGKDFKLYPGGGRPWDWTETGTRHSPGIQPADVEELLANGATTVVLSRGMQMRLEVDPATLELLRNRGVTVHVAETGEAVRLYNDLAGSQPVGGLFHSTC from the coding sequence ATGGCGGAATCACCGCGGATCGAGTCGGTCTCGTGGGGAGCGATGACGGTCGAGGGCCTGCCGCCCGGCAAGGACTTCAAGCTCTACCCCGGCGGTGGCCGCCCCTGGGACTGGACCGAGACCGGAACCCGGCACAGCCCCGGCATCCAGCCCGCCGACGTCGAGGAACTGCTGGCGAACGGCGCCACCACGGTGGTGCTCTCCCGCGGCATGCAGATGCGGCTCGAGGTCGACCCGGCCACCCTGGAGCTGCTACGGAACCGGGGCGTCACCGTGCACGTGGCCGAGACCGGCGAGGCCGTGCGCCTCTACAACGACCTGGCCGGGTCGCAGCCGGTGGGAGGGCTGTTCCACTCCACGTGCTGA
- a CDS encoding PASTA domain-containing protein has translation MPRAGLGPLLILLMGTLLPASCASGPAAVGAARVTVPDLIGAEADAIGEQSAQAGVKPILRYRWDSTAAPRTVIAVAPTPGTTVERGTSITVEVAGAPGASLDERITADREHFVGLGTDPDGTLVIAVAAGADRAAAVAALGTTLLNRRFRTVVCPVTHADLERIRAEVSATASLHATGYTVDMEATACAVRLTGDIAPPVVRALHQRYGGALIVSIGPSPTPHT, from the coding sequence ATGCCTCGCGCGGGCCTCGGGCCGCTGCTCATCCTGCTGATGGGCACCCTGTTACCGGCCTCCTGCGCGAGCGGCCCGGCCGCCGTGGGCGCCGCCCGGGTCACCGTGCCGGACCTGATCGGCGCGGAGGCCGACGCGATCGGTGAGCAGAGCGCCCAGGCCGGGGTGAAGCCGATCCTGCGCTACCGGTGGGACTCGACGGCCGCCCCGCGCACGGTGATCGCGGTGGCCCCTACGCCGGGCACCACGGTCGAGCGCGGCACCAGCATCACGGTCGAGGTGGCCGGTGCGCCGGGGGCCTCGCTGGACGAGCGGATCACCGCGGACCGGGAGCACTTCGTCGGCCTCGGCACCGACCCGGACGGCACACTGGTGATCGCCGTGGCGGCCGGCGCCGACCGGGCCGCGGCCGTGGCGGCCCTGGGCACGACCTTGCTGAACCGGCGCTTCCGTACCGTCGTCTGCCCGGTGACCCACGCCGACCTGGAACGGATCCGGGCCGAGGTGAGCGCCACCGCGTCGCTGCACGCCACCGGCTACACGGTGGACATGGAGGCCACGGCGTGCGCGGTCCGGCTGACCGGCGACATCGCGCCGCCGGTCGTCCGGGCACTGCATCAGCGGTACGGCGGCGCGCTGATCGTCAGCATTGGCCCGAGCCCCACGCCGCACACGTGA
- a CDS encoding lamin tail domain-containing protein, whose translation MPEGCGRAVLLNGAVAVPDGRGMLRRLTALAATATLAAAGIATPASAAYAACRPAAGSPRCVVWTGKVVWVADGDTLKVDIAGDGTAEARSVRLIGVQAMEQTAYSPRPERRRGECHSLTATAAVERLVKAGGGRVRMTAQVPSSSSRDRPLRSVAVRIGGQWRDLGHELVRAGHALWLPFADEWAWDADYQFAAQKAAVEHRQIYDTAGCGVGPAQDAGLTVWVNGDADGPDEANLNGEWIRIGNPSARDVPLGGWWVRDSGLRRYTFAAGTVAPAGGAVYVHVGKGTDTATHKYWGLTAPVFSNILPALHVNGDGGYLFDPQGDLRSWMIYPCRTACGSPLTGRVALRVRPTGSELVELVNTGSEPVDLFGHVVTGRSWAYRFEERTVLAAGEAFTVPLGDGRHVLADDGGVVTLLTADQWTVTCAAWGSGQC comes from the coding sequence TTGCCGGAGGGTTGCGGCCGGGCCGTTCTCCTCAACGGGGCCGTGGCCGTACCCGATGGGCGCGGCATGCTCCGCCGCCTCACCGCCCTCGCGGCCACCGCCACACTGGCCGCGGCCGGTATCGCCACCCCGGCCTCCGCCGCGTACGCCGCCTGCCGCCCGGCCGCGGGCAGCCCACGCTGCGTGGTCTGGACCGGCAAGGTCGTCTGGGTCGCCGACGGTGACACCCTCAAGGTGGACATCGCCGGGGACGGCACCGCCGAGGCCAGGTCGGTGCGGCTCATCGGCGTGCAGGCCATGGAGCAGACCGCCTATTCGCCGCGGCCCGAGCGCCGGCGCGGCGAATGCCACAGCCTGACCGCGACCGCGGCGGTCGAGAGGCTGGTCAAGGCCGGTGGAGGCAGGGTACGGATGACCGCGCAGGTCCCGTCCAGCAGCAGCCGGGACCGTCCGCTGCGGTCGGTGGCCGTGCGGATCGGCGGACAGTGGCGCGACCTCGGGCACGAGCTGGTCCGCGCCGGGCACGCCCTGTGGCTGCCGTTCGCCGACGAGTGGGCGTGGGACGCCGACTACCAGTTCGCGGCCCAGAAGGCGGCGGTCGAGCACCGGCAGATCTACGACACCGCCGGCTGCGGGGTGGGCCCGGCCCAGGACGCCGGCCTCACCGTGTGGGTCAACGGCGACGCCGACGGCCCCGACGAGGCGAACCTCAACGGCGAGTGGATCCGGATCGGCAACCCGTCCGCCCGCGACGTGCCGCTCGGCGGCTGGTGGGTCCGTGACTCCGGACTGCGGCGCTACACCTTCGCGGCCGGCACCGTGGCGCCCGCCGGCGGCGCCGTCTACGTGCACGTCGGCAAGGGGACGGACACCGCCACCCACAAGTACTGGGGCCTGACCGCGCCGGTGTTCTCCAACATCCTTCCGGCGCTGCACGTCAACGGGGACGGTGGCTATCTCTTCGACCCGCAGGGCGACCTGCGGTCCTGGATGATCTACCCCTGCCGTACCGCCTGCGGCAGCCCGCTGACCGGCCGGGTCGCGCTGCGGGTGCGGCCCACCGGATCGGAGCTGGTCGAACTGGTCAACACCGGGAGCGAGCCGGTCGACCTGTTCGGCCACGTGGTGACGGGCAGGTCGTGGGCGTACCGGTTCGAGGAGCGCACCGTGCTCGCGGCGGGGGAGGCGTTCACCGTCCCGCTCGGCGACGGCCGCCACGTCCTCGCCGACGACGGCGGTGTGGTCACGCTGCTGACCGCCGACCAGTGGACGGTCACGTGTGCGGCGTGGGGCTCGGGCCAATGCTGA
- a CDS encoding ABC transporter ATP-binding protein, which translates to MSMFGGGFGGPGGGPGSGPVGGLSGTGAGGRDRRQGGPGAFAGIPPELAAGVTALEAREPVHPAPDEPFTQAPDGGRLSLWSLLSGRPALLVAAAFAVLVEALLLQSGPYLVQVGIDHGIVARDVPVLILAAVAFLASVALTAVASSVRIRQSGRLAAYATRDLRVRVFAQLQRLSLDHYTSEKAGVTLTRMTSDVEALQHLLSEGFAQFLIHGLTMVVVTTILVHYDATLAVITLVLVVPPLLLLTLWFRGAADVGYRRQRDTIAALFTHLSESLYGVRVITAHNQQDRSVTGHREVVGDYRDANDHTGRISALYGPGTSVIGLLGLAALLLIGGHMVLDGTLTIGELTAFVLYLNAFFQPVQQLVQLYTNYQQARAALGKLRGLLGTVPAVREAPGAIPLPPADGAIELRGVTFGYDPDRPVLRDVSLRIAPGETIACVGPTGAGKSTLAKLVARLYDPDAGAVLIDGHDLRDVTLDSLHRQVGVVPQEPFLFAGTLRDNIAFARPSVPDEVVWAAVDAVGLRDLVDRSPGGLNTVLHERGQSVSSGERQLIALARVFVAEPRVVVLDEATSSLDLRSELRVEAAIQRLLDGRTAILVAHRLSTARRADRVIVVDDGGIVESGTHDDLLTAGGRYAAMYSTWESHTISGTDVAVPDRNRPRPAAHPRSPAH; encoded by the coding sequence ATGAGCATGTTTGGTGGCGGGTTCGGCGGGCCGGGCGGCGGGCCCGGATCCGGGCCGGTCGGTGGCCTCAGCGGCACCGGCGCGGGCGGCCGCGACCGGCGGCAGGGTGGCCCGGGCGCGTTCGCCGGGATCCCACCGGAACTGGCCGCCGGGGTGACCGCGCTGGAGGCCCGCGAACCCGTCCACCCGGCGCCGGACGAGCCGTTCACCCAGGCCCCCGACGGCGGCCGGCTCAGCCTCTGGTCGCTGCTGTCCGGCCGGCCGGCGCTGCTCGTGGCGGCCGCCTTCGCGGTGCTGGTGGAGGCGCTGCTGCTGCAGTCCGGTCCGTACCTGGTCCAGGTCGGCATCGACCACGGCATCGTGGCCCGCGACGTACCGGTCCTGATCCTGGCGGCCGTGGCGTTCCTCGCCTCGGTCGCCCTCACCGCGGTGGCCTCGTCCGTCCGGATCCGGCAGAGCGGCCGGCTCGCCGCCTACGCCACCCGTGACCTGCGGGTCCGCGTCTTCGCCCAGTTGCAGCGGCTGAGCCTGGACCACTACACCAGCGAGAAGGCCGGGGTCACGCTCACCCGGATGACCTCGGACGTGGAGGCGTTGCAGCACCTGCTGTCCGAAGGGTTCGCCCAGTTCCTCATCCACGGGCTCACCATGGTCGTGGTCACCACGATCCTGGTGCACTACGACGCCACGCTCGCGGTGATCACCCTGGTCCTGGTGGTGCCGCCGCTGCTGCTGCTCACGCTCTGGTTCCGCGGGGCCGCCGACGTCGGCTACCGGCGGCAGCGCGACACCATCGCGGCCCTCTTCACCCACCTCTCCGAGAGCCTGTACGGCGTACGCGTCATCACCGCCCACAACCAGCAGGACCGCAGCGTCACCGGGCACCGCGAGGTGGTCGGCGACTACCGTGACGCGAACGACCACACCGGACGGATCAGCGCCCTCTACGGCCCCGGCACCTCGGTGATCGGCCTGCTCGGGCTGGCCGCGCTGCTGCTGATCGGCGGCCACATGGTGCTCGACGGCACCCTCACCATCGGCGAGCTGACCGCGTTCGTGCTCTACCTGAACGCGTTCTTCCAGCCGGTCCAGCAGCTCGTCCAGCTCTACACCAACTACCAGCAGGCGCGCGCCGCGCTCGGCAAGCTCCGCGGGCTGCTCGGGACCGTACCGGCCGTCCGCGAGGCGCCCGGCGCGATCCCGTTGCCCCCGGCCGACGGCGCCATCGAACTGCGCGGCGTCACCTTCGGCTACGACCCGGACCGCCCGGTGCTGCGCGACGTCAGCCTGCGGATCGCCCCCGGCGAGACGATCGCGTGCGTCGGCCCGACCGGCGCCGGCAAGTCCACCCTGGCCAAACTGGTCGCCCGGCTCTACGACCCGGACGCGGGCGCCGTCCTCATCGACGGCCACGACCTGCGCGACGTCACCCTCGACTCGCTGCACCGGCAGGTCGGCGTGGTTCCGCAGGAGCCGTTCCTGTTCGCCGGGACACTGCGCGACAACATCGCCTTCGCCCGGCCGTCGGTGCCCGACGAGGTGGTGTGGGCGGCGGTCGACGCGGTCGGCCTGCGGGATCTGGTCGACCGCTCCCCCGGCGGCCTGAACACGGTCCTGCACGAGCGCGGCCAGTCGGTGTCGTCCGGTGAGCGCCAGCTGATCGCGCTGGCCCGGGTCTTCGTCGCCGAGCCGAGAGTGGTGGTGCTCGACGAGGCGACCTCCAGCCTCGATCTGCGCTCCGAACTGCGGGTGGAGGCGGCGATCCAGCGGCTCCTCGACGGCCGGACCGCGATCCTGGTGGCCCATCGGCTCTCCACGGCGCGGCGCGCCGACCGGGTGATCGTCGTCGACGACGGCGGCATCGTGGAATCGGGCACGCACGACGATCTGCTCACGGCCGGGGGCCGCTACGCGGCCATGTACTCGACCTGGGAATCACACACCATTTCCGGTACGGACGTCGCCGTCCCCGACCGCAATCGACCCCGTCCCGCGGCGCACCCGCGATCACCTGCCCATTGA
- a CDS encoding L-rhamnose mutarotase encodes MTHVCFTLQVDPARLDEYRAAHAEVWPEMLRALAATGWRDYRLFLRPDGLLVGTLRTDDFAAAQEAMAKTEVNARWQAAMAGFFPSLGEARPDEGMLVLDQVFHLEEQLDRL; translated from the coding sequence ATGACGCACGTCTGCTTCACCCTCCAGGTCGACCCGGCGAGGCTCGACGAATACCGCGCCGCCCACGCCGAGGTCTGGCCGGAGATGCTGCGGGCGCTCGCCGCCACCGGCTGGCGCGACTACCGGCTCTTCCTTCGTCCCGACGGCCTGCTCGTCGGCACCCTCCGGACCGACGACTTCGCCGCGGCCCAGGAGGCGATGGCGAAGACCGAGGTCAACGCCCGCTGGCAGGCGGCCATGGCCGGGTTCTTCCCGTCGCTCGGCGAGGCCCGCCCCGACGAGGGCATGCTCGTCCTCGACCAGGTCTTCCACCTGGAGGAGCAGCTCGACCGGCTCTGA
- a CDS encoding ABC transporter ATP-binding protein encodes MPPTPRRAPRGGIHPDPSKTWLRRAWPIVRAHRALLATSLTCSFAGLVVQVWIPDLVRVGIDEALVDRTGDLTVYVGLIAVLAVTQGVINFLARLYLLRTAYEMEYDLRNIVFTHLMRMSYAFYDRAQSGELMSRATSDIRAVQMYLAFGPSILVQCTIAGVAFALMLSINAPLAVVAMLTMPVIAVLGVRMRKAIFPVSWLIQSRLAGVATVVDENVQGVRIVKAFAAEQRQVDTLARAADRVRWAYTTDSRIRGRWLPVMDNLPRLGLAMVLLIGGLMVLDGNATVGTIVAFNSYVLMLQPPFRMLGMIIMMGQRAAASAQRIYEILDTPADVLDPVTPVAPEPRGDVRFEGARFAYPDGTVALDGLDLHVRPGETVALVGATGSGKSTVARLAARFYDVTAGRVLIDGADVRDYPLDTLRDRVGIVPDEPFLFSVSLHDNIAFGHPGATREQVVTAAIAAGAHAFIERLPEGYDTVVGERGYTLSGGQRQRVAIARALLVNPPVLILDDATSAIDVRVEHEIHEALRDLMHDRTTIVVAHRLATIGLADRVVLIENGRAVASGTHTELLANEPRYRRVLATSVSEVPA; translated from the coding sequence ATGCCGCCGACACCACGCCGCGCCCCCAGAGGCGGCATTCATCCGGATCCGTCGAAGACCTGGCTACGGCGCGCCTGGCCGATCGTCCGCGCCCACCGCGCCCTGCTCGCCACGTCGCTGACGTGCTCGTTCGCCGGCCTCGTCGTCCAGGTGTGGATCCCCGACCTGGTCCGGGTCGGCATCGACGAGGCGCTGGTGGACCGCACCGGCGACCTGACCGTGTACGTCGGCCTGATCGCCGTGCTGGCCGTCACGCAGGGCGTGATCAACTTCCTGGCCCGGCTCTATCTGCTGCGCACCGCGTACGAGATGGAGTACGACCTGCGCAACATCGTCTTCACCCACCTGATGCGGATGTCGTACGCCTTCTACGACCGCGCCCAGTCCGGCGAGCTGATGTCCCGGGCCACCAGCGACATCCGGGCCGTGCAGATGTACCTGGCGTTCGGCCCGTCGATCCTGGTCCAGTGCACGATCGCGGGCGTCGCCTTCGCCCTGATGCTGTCGATCAACGCCCCGCTGGCCGTGGTGGCGATGCTGACCATGCCGGTGATCGCGGTCCTCGGCGTACGCATGCGCAAAGCGATCTTCCCGGTCTCCTGGCTGATCCAGTCCCGGCTGGCCGGCGTCGCCACCGTGGTCGACGAGAACGTGCAGGGCGTGCGGATCGTCAAGGCGTTCGCGGCCGAGCAGCGGCAGGTCGACACGCTGGCCCGGGCCGCCGACCGGGTCCGCTGGGCCTACACCACCGACTCGCGGATCCGCGGCCGCTGGCTACCGGTGATGGACAACCTGCCCCGGCTCGGCCTGGCCATGGTCCTGCTGATCGGCGGCCTGATGGTGCTCGACGGGAACGCGACCGTCGGCACGATCGTGGCGTTCAACTCCTACGTGCTGATGCTCCAGCCGCCGTTCCGGATGCTCGGCATGATCATCATGATGGGGCAGCGGGCGGCCGCGTCGGCCCAGCGCATCTACGAGATCCTGGACACGCCCGCCGACGTCCTCGACCCGGTGACCCCGGTGGCGCCGGAACCCCGGGGGGACGTTCGCTTCGAGGGCGCGCGGTTCGCGTACCCCGACGGGACCGTGGCCCTGGACGGCCTGGACCTGCACGTCCGGCCGGGTGAGACGGTGGCCCTGGTCGGCGCGACCGGCAGCGGCAAGTCGACGGTGGCGCGGCTCGCCGCGCGCTTCTACGACGTGACGGCGGGGCGGGTGCTGATCGACGGCGCCGACGTCCGCGACTATCCCCTCGACACGCTGCGCGACCGGGTCGGGATCGTGCCGGACGAGCCGTTCCTGTTCTCCGTGTCGCTGCACGACAACATCGCTTTCGGACATCCAGGGGCGACACGCGAGCAGGTGGTGACCGCCGCGATCGCCGCGGGCGCGCACGCGTTCATCGAGAGGCTCCCCGAGGGGTACGACACGGTCGTCGGCGAACGCGGCTACACCCTCTCCGGCGGGCAGCGGCAGCGGGTCGCGATCGCCCGCGCGCTGCTGGTCAACCCGCCGGTGCTGATCCTGGACGACGCCACGAGCGCGATCGACGTCCGCGTCGAGCACGAGATCCACGAGGCGCTGCGCGACCTGATGCACGACCGCACCACGATCGTCGTCGCCCACCGGCTCGCCACGATCGGGCTGGCGGACCGGGTCGTCCTGATCGAGAACGGTCGCGCCGTCGCGTCCGGCACCCACACGGAACTGCTGGCGAACGAGCCCCGCTACCGCCGCGTTCTGGCCACGAGCGTCTCGGAGGTACCGGCATGA
- a CDS encoding thymidine kinase, which yields MVSRVRTLAPVFHELTLFHGSMGAGKSTLALQNAYNRRQAGRPGILLTSMDRAGAGVMSSRLGVAADAIEVTDGTELTALIAREVPAGGFVIVDEAQFLRPEQVEQLAWVVDELCVDVDAYAISTDFMSRLFPGARRLLELADNIVSLQVEVTCWCGRPGRQNARIEDGRVARSGAQVAVGDTSDAAEVTYRVLCRRHWRDGVAGPDSVTAETNF from the coding sequence GTGGTGTCGCGAGTCCGGACCCTGGCACCGGTCTTTCACGAGCTGACCCTGTTCCACGGGAGCATGGGCGCCGGCAAGTCGACGCTGGCGCTGCAGAACGCGTACAACCGGCGGCAGGCGGGCCGGCCCGGGATCCTGCTCACCAGCATGGACCGGGCCGGCGCCGGGGTGATGTCGTCGCGGCTCGGGGTGGCGGCGGACGCCATCGAGGTGACCGACGGCACCGAGCTGACCGCGCTGATCGCCCGCGAGGTGCCGGCCGGTGGTTTCGTGATCGTCGACGAGGCCCAGTTCCTGCGGCCGGAGCAGGTGGAGCAGCTGGCCTGGGTGGTCGACGAGCTGTGCGTGGACGTGGACGCCTACGCCATCTCCACCGACTTCATGTCCCGGCTGTTCCCGGGCGCGCGGCGGCTGCTGGAGCTGGCCGACAACATCGTGTCGCTCCAGGTGGAGGTGACCTGCTGGTGCGGGCGCCCGGGCCGGCAGAACGCGCGGATCGAGGACGGCCGGGTGGCCCGCTCGGGCGCGCAGGTGGCGGTCGGTGACACGTCCGACGCGGCCGAGGTGACGTACCGGGTGCTGTGCCGGCGGCACTGGCGCGACGGGGTGGCCGGGCCCGATTCAGTGACCGCGGAAACGAACTTCTAG
- a CDS encoding alpha/beta hydrolase family protein: protein MRNNDVRIGEITGTLWEPDSEPAAVLVVHPATATPAGFYRAFAEFLVENRIAVVTYDYRGTGRSGSPREHRHLGMRDWIEHDVPTVTAWVRERFPGLPQLAVGHSIGGHALALGHGGPELTAFALVASHVAAIRAIPGRVERMRVRLVLNLLGPALGAVFGYVPARRLGLGEDITVAAVRQWGGWGRLPDYLFDDPAMRAAERAAAVTQPVLVIGMSDDPWATPGQVDALAVRLTGAQVERRAWTPADAGVPRVGHHGFMRRTVRDTLWPDLLTWFQKRMADVA, encoded by the coding sequence ATGCGAAATAACGACGTCAGGATCGGGGAGATCACCGGTACGTTGTGGGAGCCGGACTCCGAGCCCGCGGCGGTGCTGGTGGTGCATCCGGCCACGGCGACGCCGGCCGGGTTCTACCGGGCGTTCGCGGAGTTCCTGGTGGAGAACCGGATCGCCGTGGTCACCTACGACTACCGGGGCACCGGGCGGTCCGGGTCGCCGCGCGAGCACCGGCATCTGGGCATGCGTGACTGGATCGAGCACGACGTGCCGACGGTGACCGCCTGGGTGCGGGAGCGGTTCCCGGGGCTGCCGCAGCTCGCGGTCGGGCACAGCATCGGCGGGCACGCCCTGGCACTCGGGCACGGTGGACCGGAGTTGACCGCGTTCGCGCTGGTCGCCTCGCATGTGGCCGCCATCCGGGCGATTCCCGGCCGGGTCGAGCGGATGCGCGTACGCCTGGTGTTGAATCTTCTCGGTCCGGCGCTCGGCGCCGTGTTCGGTTATGTCCCGGCCCGCCGGCTGGGTCTGGGCGAGGACATCACGGTGGCGGCGGTCCGGCAGTGGGGCGGTTGGGGCCGCCTGCCGGATTATCTGTTCGACGACCCGGCGATGCGGGCGGCGGAGCGGGCCGCCGCGGTGACGCAGCCGGTGCTGGTGATCGGGATGAGCGACGACCCGTGGGCGACGCCGGGCCAGGTCGACGCGCTCGCCGTCCGGCTGACCGGCGCCCAGGTGGAGCGCCGTGCCTGGACCCCGGCCGACGCGGGCGTTCCGCGCGTCGGTCACCATGGGTTCATGCGGCGCACCGTTCGTGACACCCTCTGGCCCGACCTGCTGACATGGTTCCAGAAGCGGATGGCGGACGTGGCCTGA
- a CDS encoding MarR family winged helix-turn-helix transcriptional regulator, with amino-acid sequence MAHRLVFDLMTAERSVRRWIDSRSGDSGIGAAGAGVLFHLAAHGDALIGDVGAALGASPSGMSGLVSRLEKGGFVTKAPDSGDGRAVRLALTPLGRQAVGAAREVVTELNAELTEGFTAVELDVVARWLGRTTQRLS; translated from the coding sequence ATGGCCCACCGGCTGGTGTTCGATCTGATGACGGCCGAGCGCTCGGTCCGTCGCTGGATCGACTCCCGGTCCGGCGACAGCGGCATCGGAGCGGCCGGGGCCGGGGTGCTGTTCCACCTGGCCGCCCACGGTGACGCGCTGATCGGCGACGTGGGCGCGGCCCTGGGCGCGTCGCCGTCCGGGATGAGCGGGCTGGTCAGCCGCCTGGAGAAGGGCGGCTTCGTGACCAAGGCGCCGGATTCCGGCGACGGCCGGGCGGTGCGGCTGGCCCTGACCCCGCTGGGCCGGCAGGCGGTCGGCGCGGCCCGCGAGGTGGTGACCGAGCTGAACGCGGAGCTGACCGAGGGATTCACGGCGGTCGAACTCGACGTGGTCGCCCGCTGGCTGGGACGAACAACACAGCGCCTGAGTTGA
- a CDS encoding NAD(P)/FAD-dependent oxidoreductase, which yields MRHRVVVVGAGFGGLFAIKALRRADVEITLINGTTYHLFQPLLYQVATGILSEGEVAPPIREVLRRQRNVDVRLGWVRDVDVEARVVSVAGPGIDYTVGYDTLIVAAGASQSYFGNDEFADHAPGMKSVDDALELRARIFGAFEVADLHTDPETIERWLTFVVVGAGPTGTEMAGQIAELAHRNLRGQFRHIDSRKARILLVDAVGSVLSTFGDQLSSKAERQLAKLGVEVRTDTRVVAVDATGIEVESGGHRERIPAMTKVWAAGVAAPPLAARLAEGTGAKTDRAGRILVEPDTTLPAHPEIFVLGDMMSLAGEDGRPLPGVAQVAIQSGRHAADQIKRRLAGRESGQPFRYFDKGSLATISRFSAVASIWKLRLSGFPAWVVWVAVHLFYLVGFKNRVTAVLHWFVSFLGRGRSERVATQQQAFARQAIRAYGDPFRRASSADAEVG from the coding sequence ATGCGTCATCGAGTGGTAGTCGTGGGGGCCGGGTTCGGCGGCCTCTTCGCGATCAAGGCACTGCGCCGGGCGGACGTCGAGATCACCCTGATCAACGGTACGACGTACCACCTCTTCCAGCCGCTGCTCTACCAGGTGGCCACCGGCATCCTGTCGGAGGGCGAGGTGGCCCCGCCGATCCGCGAGGTGCTGCGCCGCCAGCGGAACGTGGACGTCCGCCTCGGGTGGGTGCGGGACGTGGACGTCGAGGCGAGGGTGGTCTCGGTGGCCGGGCCGGGCATCGACTACACGGTGGGGTACGACACGCTGATCGTGGCGGCCGGCGCCTCCCAGTCGTATTTCGGCAACGACGAGTTCGCCGACCACGCGCCGGGCATGAAGAGCGTCGACGACGCCCTGGAGCTGCGGGCCCGGATCTTCGGCGCGTTCGAGGTGGCCGACCTGCACACCGACCCCGAGACGATCGAGCGGTGGCTGACGTTCGTGGTGGTCGGGGCGGGCCCGACCGGCACCGAGATGGCCGGCCAGATCGCCGAGCTGGCGCACCGCAACCTGCGCGGCCAGTTCCGGCACATCGACTCCCGCAAGGCGCGGATCCTGCTGGTCGACGCGGTCGGCTCGGTGCTCAGCACGTTCGGCGACCAGCTCTCCTCCAAGGCCGAGCGGCAGCTGGCGAAGCTGGGCGTCGAGGTGCGGACGGACACCAGGGTGGTGGCGGTCGACGCGACCGGCATCGAGGTGGAGTCCGGCGGGCACCGCGAGCGGATCCCGGCGATGACGAAGGTGTGGGCGGCCGGGGTGGCGGCCCCGCCGCTGGCCGCCCGGCTGGCGGAGGGGACCGGGGCGAAGACCGACCGGGCCGGCCGGATCCTGGTCGAGCCGGACACCACCCTGCCCGCGCACCCGGAGATCTTCGTGCTCGGCGACATGATGAGCCTGGCCGGCGAGGACGGGCGGCCGCTGCCCGGGGTGGCGCAGGTGGCCATCCAGAGCGGCCGGCACGCGGCCGACCAGATCAAACGGCGGCTCGCCGGCCGGGAGAGCGGTCAGCCGTTCCGCTATTTCGACAAGGGCAGCCTGGCGACGATCTCCCGCTTCTCGGCGGTGGCGAGCATCTGGAAGTTGCGGTTGTCCGGCTTCCCGGCCTGGGTGGTGTGGGTGGCGGTGCACCTGTTCTACCTGGTCGGCTTCAAGAACCGGGTGACCGCGGTGCTGCACTGGTTCGTCAGTTTCCTGGGCCGGGGCCGGTCGGAGCGGGTGGCGACCCAGCAGCAGGCGTTCGCGCGCCAGGCGATCCGGGCCTACGGTGATCCGTTCCGCCGGGCCTCCAGTGCGGATGCCGAGGTCGGGTAG